In Crassostrea angulata isolate pt1a10 chromosome 6, ASM2561291v2, whole genome shotgun sequence, a genomic segment contains:
- the LOC128190043 gene encoding transport and Golgi organization protein 6 homolog, producing the protein MAMHGIDINEVFHLMKILVTPELRKDKDAGLEQTNCVFGAALSLGLKAFWESLERKSSEFKEVFQKNRNRLKHKYRTDSTLHTFLEVCLVLLYTLHVALKEKMSEFKKTEQKNLKPNEAPPLSPDTLSVGQQKTVLSILQFTVVLGLCPHLQPGIGIPIERRSEFGKLLLESSMLTALSGHEHYVSLLQTVWVLMTCLDSPSLGQIILSRHLNDILAALLQLVHGKQTAVDKNKTSPEICIGADHKEEKGTAKESGSSGSGSLTPASVVDMVTQKGRMDFTNGTEAEIKKNESDNQFYKTADKVDNKTKDETFVTSSDVQQSKYDGHGPSPSDQWMVDTSFCEESLADLTKKVHPSLLVRELLILQGAPGPSFTKKQSVNRKFALSQSPQWLRKVCGRMLSNILTGPNGVLNIIKGMLGNVPDDSSCGPPDWRKFDAVAKVIATCPSNIESLEEYYQKISPQILQLLHPKDRQIGHGLLRVACTTISSMTVQNTSLAEKYLIKPMCRPLIYSTEYHETSQEKQFIIASEGEIRDCIEGLHKVFIGGVEPCSSLYTSLLPVCQPLFELFCFTRKGPSHLSSPSQELLVSVLKNMDQQLCLSVLKFLLLQDNTDPGVKSMKVIHPNLTFAAGGQGGVVIVTRLESDTSEKDYIRVVGAMVDILKPLQQSGITGDFLIFTLQELQRIIHHEISNEVPGPQESFSAPSDSSQTLLDIEDRQHQELRSYHQKVMVLNVLAQLCEDLGPSCIKSPSQTLQFVQATLERAIQICSQSDDEMTGYFESETLTMAMGLLTAMLSGAVEMNEKDRDDMQILMPLLDTVSKVHSDLSVQEMASDLRIAIATHGAVWSDKLQKKVSKTKDSPEPEDRKAKPLIEELSDKTQSCKISDKTDRSRERNNNKKSELEQAMEEICDPLIPVRGHALITMCRLMKQRDPEAVSKQGMILKIFQENLSHPDSYLYLSSVNGLVAMADIFPDIVIPCLVQEFRGSVSQSTDKSGKLPGQTGGKHGAETRMKVGECLVQTSRNLGDLAPKYRDLLLSAFLVGARDPDPLIRASSMSNVGEVCSVLRFNLGPIIQEVFACCSALLKSDSDAEVRKASAMTLALTLRGLGKSAIQILDSVMRELYQLLKLTLKSEKDEGVQRQIVLAHNELEDIMKEVLFPKQVLQKKIRIRDAEF; encoded by the exons ATGGCAATGCATGGAATAGATATCAATGAAGTGTTTCATCTGATGAAAATTTTAGTAACACCTGAATTAAGAAAAGACAAAG ATGCTGGGTTGGAGCAAACAAATTGTGTATTTGGTGCAGCCTTAAGTCTTGGCCTAAAAGCATTTTGGGAATCACTAGAGAGAAAAAGTTCAGAATTCAAGGaagttttccaaaaaaatagaAACAGACTGAAACACAAGTACAGAACTGATTCCACTTTGCATACATTTCTAGAAGTGTGTCTAGTTTTGTTGTATACACTTCATGTTGCTCTGAAAGAAAAGATGTCAGAATTTAAGAAGACGGAACAGAAGAATTTGAAACCAAATGAGGCCCCTCCTCTTTCTCCAGACACCTTGAGTGTGGGCCAACAGAAGACTGTCCTCTCAATTCTCCAGTTCACTGTGGTTCTAGGACTCTGCCCTCATCTACAACCAGGAATCGGTATCCCTATAGAGAGGCGGTCAGAGTTTGGGAAACTCCTGTTGGAGTCTTCAATGTTGACTGCTTTGTCTGGTCATGAGCATTATGTGTCTCTTCTTCAGACTGTGTGGGTGCTGATGACTTGCTTAGATTCTCCCTCCCTGGGGCAGATTATACTGTCCCGTCATCTTAATGACATTCTGGCTGCTTTGTTACAACTTGTTCATGGGAAACAGACGGCTGTTGATAAAAACAAGACATCTCCAGAGATATGTATAGGAGCTGATCACAAAGAGGAGAAAGGAACAGCCAAGGAGAGTGGGAGCTCAGGATCTGGAAGCTTGACTCCTGCTTCTGTGGTTGATATGGTTACTCAAAAAGGGAGAATGGATTTCACAAATGGGACAGAGGCAGAGATAAAAAAGAATGAATCAGacaatcaattttacaaaacagcAGATAAAGTggacaacaaaacaaaagatgagacaTTTGTAACCAGTTCTGATGTGCAACAATCTAAATATGATGGTCACGGTCCATCGCCTTCTGACCAGTGGATGGTAGACACCTCATTTTGTGAGGAATCTCTTGCTGATCTCACCAAGAAGGTCCATCCTTCATTGCTGGTCCGAGAACTTCTGATTCTGCAAGGTGCTCCAGGACCAAGTTTTACTAAAAAg CAATCTGTGAATCGTAAATTTGCACTGAGTCAGTCACCACAGTGGCTGAGGAAGGTGTGTGGTCGAATGTTATCCAACATTTTAACTGGACCCAATGGAGTTCTCAACATCATTAAAGGGATGCTGGGAAATGTTCCAG ATGACAGTAGCTGTGGTCCACCGGACTGGAGAAAGTTTGATGCTGTCGCAAAAGTGATTGCTACCTGTCCTTCCAACATTGAATCACTTGAAGAATACTACCAGAAAATTTCAccgcag ATTTTGCAGTTGCTGCATCCCAAGGACAGACAGATAGGTCATGGTTTGCTCCGTGTGGCCTGTACCACGATTTCTTCCATGACGGTCCAAAACACATCACTGGCAGAGAAGTATCTGATTAAACCTATGTGTCGGCCTCTCATATACAGCACGGAATATCATG AAACAAGTCAAGAAAAGCAATTTATCATAGCATCTGAAGGAGAAATTCGAGACTGCATTGAAGGTCTTCATAAG GTGTTTATCGGGGGAGTGGAACCATGCAGTTCTCTGTACACGTCCTTACTTCCTGTTTGCCAGCCTCTTTTTGAGCTTTTCTGTTTCACAAGGAAAGGACCTTCACATTTAAG ttCCCCATCACAAGAATTACTGGTATCTGTGCTGAAGAATATGGACCAACAACTCTGTTTGTCTGTTTTAAAATTCCTACTGTTACAAGATAATACAGACCCTGGTGTGAAATCCATGAAGGTCATACATCCTAATTTGACCTTTGCAGCAGGAGGCCAGGGTGGTGTAGTCATAGTAACAAGACTTGAAAG TGATACCAGTGAGAAAGACTACATCAGAGTTGTAGGGGCTATGGTGGACATCCTCAAGCCTCTACAGCAGTCAGGGATAACTGGGGATTTCCTTATCTTCACTTTACAG GAGCTGCAGAGGATAATACACCATGAAATCTCCAATGAGGTTCCAGGACCTCAAGAATCCTTCTCTGCTCCTTCAGATTCCTCACAGACTTTGTTAGACATTGAGGACCGACAACACCAGGAACTGAGGTCCTACCACCAGAAAGTGATGGTCCTCAATGTTCTGGCCCAGCTATGTGAGGACCTAGGGCCTAGCTGTATCAAGAGCCCCTCACAAACACTCCAATTTGTACAG GCAACCTTAGAAAGGGCCATACAGATCTGCAGCCAATCAGATGATGAGATGACTGGCTATTTTGAAAGCGAGACTCTAACCATGGCAATGGGATTGTTGACTGCCATGTTATCTGGTGCTGTTGAG ATGAATGAAAAAGACAGAGATGATATGCAGATTCTGATGCCTCTACTAGACACAGTCAGCAAAGTTCACTCTGACCTTAGTGTACAGGAAATGGCCTCTGACCTCAGAATTGCCATAGCAACTCATGGTGCTGTGTGGTCTGACAAGTTACAGAAGAag GTATCAAAGACCAAAGACTCTCCAGAGCCAGAGGACAGAAAAGCCAAACCTCTTATTGAGGAGTTGTCTGACAAAACTCAATCTTGTAAGATCAGTGACAAAACAGACAGGAGTCGTGAaagaaataacaataaaaagtCAGAGCTGGAACAAGCAATGGAGGAGATTTGTGACCCTTTAATTCCCGTCAGGGGTCATGCTCTGATTACCATGTGCCGCTTGATGAAGCAGAGGGATCCAGAAGCTGTGAGTAAACAGGGAATGATCCTGAAGATCTTCCAGGAGAACTTGAGTCATCCGGACTCCTATCTCTACCTGTCATCCGTCAATGGGTTGGTAGCCATGGCAGACATCTTCCCTGACATTGTCATACCTTGTCTTGTCCAGGAGTTCAGAGGAAGTGTATCACAGAGTACAGACAAAAGTGGAAAGTTACCAGGTCAAACTGGTGGCAAGCATGGTGCAGAGACCAGGATGAAGGTGGGGGAGTGCCTAGTGCAAACCTCCAGAAATCTTG GTGATCTGGCACCAAAGTATAGAGACCTCCTTTTATCAGCCTTCTTGGTGGGAGCCCGAGATCCTGACCCACTGATCAGAGCTAGCAGTATGTCCAATGTAGGGGAGGTCTGCTCGGTGCTTAGGTTTAACCTGGGACCCATCATTCAAGAG GTTTTTGCTTGCTGCAGTGCTTTGTTGAAGTCCGATTCCGACGCTGAAGTTAGGAAGGCCTCGGCAATGACCCTCGCTCTGACACTGAGGGGTCTAGGGAAAAGTGCCATTCAA ATTTTGGATTCAGTGATGAGGGAATTATACCAGCTGCTGAAGTTGACATTGAAATCAGAGAAAGATGAAGGAGTACAGAGACAAATTGTGCTGGCCCACAACGAGTTAGAGGACATCATGAAGGAAGTGTTGTTTCCTAAACAGGTCTTACAGAAGAAAATACGAATTCGTGATGCTGAATTTTAA
- the LOC128190217 gene encoding multiple epidermal growth factor-like domains protein 10 isoform X3, whose amino-acid sequence MHLTLNLSSMVMCAMFGCAFGLIAAKFVPYNLKLTMLKSVPPGRLGSSVTCPDFVNQIPFSSYLDKLSSMIYLDVDYYSIVYNSTESNPPVRGVLMTPGQGGSCYEDLGDLTDIMPTGDLKDQCSRDIYKDVIKTELLMEGRTFKESCSIYVYPNCSRPSDDVYCVPCVNGRCSSPYDCNVVTGGCRGFFDCKHPFTDAFCNTTCPHDRYGPTCGQSCSSQCKPQLHSEDRNCSQSNGACLLGCIIGWQGTQCDQKCTPGTYGDGCKQTCVGNCLEDKVCSPFDGTCPKGCAAGWKNVHPCNQRCENNTYGMDCSEKCSKGCVNGSCNVKDGTCLHGCLDGYNGNKCSGCPKGTYGSRCAFNCGLFCLDGTCDPINGVCLQPQCAEGWSGPKCDIDTCLKDFDEEFWFNIYTFAIGSGIGIGIAGILMIACFCFYRYRMQTHSRPMNRTDYSQSRTEERMELSPTYRF is encoded by the exons ATGCATTTGACATTAAACTTGTCATCGATGGTTATGTGCG CTATGTTTGGTTGTGCTTTCGGTTTGATCGCAGCCAAATTTGTTCCCTACAACTTGAAGCTTACGATGCTGAAATCTGTCCCCCCGGGGCGACTAGGATCCTCAGTTACTTGTCCAGACTTCGTCAATCAGATTCCATTTTCGAGCTATTTAGATAAACTGTCATCCATGATTTATCTAGATGTTGACTACTACAGCATAGTCTATAACAGCACAG AATCTAATCCTCCTGTTAGAGGAGTTCTGATGACGCCTGGACAGGGAGGATCCTGTTATGAGGACCTGGGGGACCTAACAGACATTATGCCAACAGGAGACCTAAAAGATCAGTGTTCCAGAGACATATACAAGGATGTGATAAAAACAGAGTTGTTAATGGAGGGGAGAACATTTAAGGAGTCGTGTAGTATTTATGTTTACC CGAACTGTAGCCGTCCCTCCGACGATGTGTACTGTGTTCCCTGTGTTAATGGACGCTGCTCCTCCCCCTATGATTGTAATGTAGTCACAGGAGGATGTAGAGGGTTCTTTGACTGTAAACATCCATTTACTGACGCCTTCTGCAACACAA CTTGTCCACATGACAGATATGGACCTACTTGTGGTCAGTCCTGTAGCTCGCAATGTAAACCACAGCTTCATTCTGAGGACAGGAACTGTTCGCAGTCCAATGGTGCATGTCTGCTGGGCTGTATCATTGGATGGCAAGGGACACAATGTGACCAAA AGTGTACACCAGGAACTTATGGAGATGGCTGTAAGCAGACCTGTGTAGGGAACTGTTTGGAAGATAAGGTGTGTAGCCCGTTTGATGGGACCTGCCCCAAGGGCTGTGCTGCGGGCTGGAAAAATGTCCATCCCTGTAACCAGA GATGTGAAAACAACACTTATGGCATGGATTGCAGTGAGAAGTGCAGCAAAGGCTGTGTAAATGGCAGTTGTAATGTCAAGGACGGAACTTGTCTGCACGGATGTCTGGATGGCTACAATGGAAACAAGTGCTCTG GATGTCCTAAAGGTACTTATGGGAGTAGGTGTGCTTTTAACTGTGGACTGTTTTGTCTTGATGGGACCTGTGACCCCATCAATGGAGTCTGTCTCCAGCCGCAGTGTGCAGAGGGGTGGAGCGGCCCGAAATGTGACATTG ATACCTGTTTGAAGGATTTTGATGAAGAAT TCTGGTTCAACATTTATACCTTTGCCATTGGCTCTGGGATCGGGATTGGGATTGCAGGAATCTTAATGATCGCCTGCTTTTGCTTCTACAG GTATCGTATGCAGACACACTCTCGGCCAATGAACCGCACTGATTACTCACAGTCTAGAACAGAAGAACGGATGGAGCTCTCCCCTACATACAGATTCTAA
- the LOC128187610 gene encoding uncharacterized protein LOC128187610, with amino-acid sequence MGDDLSSDGREQESSFCRQESREDGIEVFSTPGSSLGFSSVLDSVSVDDPSAASDFFSSVNLEKCGEHGYHSTNYCLTHSTVCCAECTRLQHKHCDMKDIHEAAMETPSESDLHRLQQSFSSLMDIQMALIYEMERNSIEIGEWKEKIMATFKELKNDVNRRLTELEDKIKTNLQEVENERGSLQNNIDDFKTKREILRNASNKLEGYPAKTAEKLQNYCLVKAKVQEQKDFLHTQRHHMSKVSVNITKKKGFDDFLQQIPGLLELSCERVKLETMKKLKCQEKLMVKRWTHTKLPHITGMCYLGNVLIICDNVKQRFFTYDSQRVWNCYKIGRSPWDVAVIENQEIAVSTPEGIQIVNLQYYPHKELGFPRFLPTDFPCFGVDYFAGDIYIASNTHIRILSVGDNRLQSFKCPGLSVQYICVCSPDRLYLTDTNSNRLFCMNSKGETLKVFPSEMLESPMGVAIGPGTNIVVVNASSKTVLRFTKDGHLVEIRETKDNHNNGFGPEVVCCYGDACAIAAGQHIYSCHLI; translated from the coding sequence ATGGGTGATGATTTATCTAGCGATGGCCGAGAGCAAGAAAGTTCTTTCTGCAGACAGGAATCAAGGGAGGATGGCATTGAAGTTTTTTCGACGCCCGGATCCTCGTTAGGTTTCAGTTCTGTTTTGGATTCTGTCTCTGTCGACGATCCATCTGCTGCATCCGATTTCTTTAGCAGCGTGAATCTAGAAAAATGTGGCGAACATGGCTACCATTCCACAAATTACTGTTTAACTCACTCAACCGTTTGCTGCGCAGAGTGCACAAGGTTGCAACACAAGCATTGCGACATGAAAGATATTCATGAGGCAGCCATGGAAACCCCAAGCGAGTCGGACCTACACAGACTTCAGCAGAGTTTTTCGTCTTTGATGGATATACAGATGGCTCTGATATATGAAATGGAGAGAAATAGCATTGAGATCGGCGAgtggaaagaaaaaattatgGCAACATTTAAAGAACTTAAAAACGATGTCAACCGCAGATTGACAGAACTCGAAGACAAGATAAAAACAAACCTGCAAGAGGTGGAAAATGAAAGGGgttctttacaaaataatatcgATGATTTTAAAACGAAGCGAGAAATTTTGCGGAACGCGTCTAACAAGCTAGAAGGATACCCTGCAAAAACTGCTGAGAAACTTCAAAATTACTGCCTTGTGAAAGCAAAGGTTCAGGAACAGAAAGATTTCCTTCATACACAACGACACCATATGTCAAAAGTCAGTGTGAATATAACGAAGAAGAAGGGATTCGATGATTTTCTCCAACAAATACCCGGTTTACTCGAGTTAAGCTGCGAGAGGGTAAAATTAGAAACCATGAAGAAATTGAAATGTCAAGAGAAGCTCATGGTCAAGCGCTGGACTCATACCAAGCTGCCGCACATCACCGGTATGTGTTACCTAGGAAACGTTTTGATCATATGTGACAACGTCAAACAACGCTTTTTCACATATGACAGCCAGAGGGTTTGGAATTGCTACAAAATAGGACGCTCACCATGGGACGTGGCGGTGATAGAGAACCAAGAGATTGCAGTGTCCACTCCAGAAGGTATTCAGATTGTAAACCTGCAATACTACCCGCACAAAGAGCTAGGGTTTCCACGGTTTTTACCGACAGATTTTCCCTGTTTTGGGGTGGACTATTTCGCAGGAGACATTTACATTGCCAGCAACACGCACATCCGCATTCTTAGCGTCGGAGACAACCGCCTTCAGAGTTTCAAATGTCCCGGTTTATCTGTCCAGTACATATGTGTCTGCAGTCCCGATCGTCTCTACCTAACAGACACGAATTCTAACCGTCTGTTCTGCATGAATTCAAAAGGGGAAACGCTGAAGGTATTTCCCTCGGAGATGCTTGAGTCACCGATGGGTGTGGCGATAGGACCTGGCACTAATATCGTAGTTGTTAATGCCTCTTCCAAGACTGTTCTACGATTCACAAAGGATGGTCATCTTGTGGAGATCAGAGAAACCAAAGACAATCACAATAATGGTTTTGGACCAGAAGTAGTTTGTTGCTATGGCGACGCATGTGCTATTGCTGCGGGACAGCATATATACAGTTGTCacttaatttga
- the LOC128190217 gene encoding multiple epidermal growth factor-like domains protein 10 isoform X1: protein MHLTLNLSSMVMCAMFGCAFGLIAAKFVPYNLKLTMLKSVPPGRLGSSVTCPDFVNQIPFSSYLDKLSSMIYLDVDYYSIVYNSTAIYLVESNPPVRGVLMTPGQGGSCYEDLGDLTDIMPTGDLKDQCSRDIYKDVIKTELLMEGRTFKESCSIYVYPNCSRPSDDVYCVPCVNGRCSSPYDCNVVTGGCRGFFDCKHPFTDAFCNTTCPHDRYGPTCGQSCSSQCKPQLHSEDRNCSQSNGACLLGCIIGWQGTQCDQKCTPGTYGDGCKQTCVGNCLEDKVCSPFDGTCPKGCAAGWKNVHPCNQRCENNTYGMDCSEKCSKGCVNGSCNVKDGTCLHGCLDGYNGNKCSGCPKGTYGSRCAFNCGLFCLDGTCDPINGVCLQPQCAEGWSGPKCDIDTCLKDFDEEFWFNIYTFAIGSGIGIGIAGILMIACFCFYRYRMQTHSRPMNRTDYSQSRTEERMELSPTYRF, encoded by the exons ATGCATTTGACATTAAACTTGTCATCGATGGTTATGTGCG CTATGTTTGGTTGTGCTTTCGGTTTGATCGCAGCCAAATTTGTTCCCTACAACTTGAAGCTTACGATGCTGAAATCTGTCCCCCCGGGGCGACTAGGATCCTCAGTTACTTGTCCAGACTTCGTCAATCAGATTCCATTTTCGAGCTATTTAGATAAACTGTCATCCATGATTTATCTAGATGTTGACTACTACAGCATAGTCTATAACAGCACAG CTATTTACTTGGTAGAATCTAATCCTCCTGTTAGAGGAGTTCTGATGACGCCTGGACAGGGAGGATCCTGTTATGAGGACCTGGGGGACCTAACAGACATTATGCCAACAGGAGACCTAAAAGATCAGTGTTCCAGAGACATATACAAGGATGTGATAAAAACAGAGTTGTTAATGGAGGGGAGAACATTTAAGGAGTCGTGTAGTATTTATGTTTACC CGAACTGTAGCCGTCCCTCCGACGATGTGTACTGTGTTCCCTGTGTTAATGGACGCTGCTCCTCCCCCTATGATTGTAATGTAGTCACAGGAGGATGTAGAGGGTTCTTTGACTGTAAACATCCATTTACTGACGCCTTCTGCAACACAA CTTGTCCACATGACAGATATGGACCTACTTGTGGTCAGTCCTGTAGCTCGCAATGTAAACCACAGCTTCATTCTGAGGACAGGAACTGTTCGCAGTCCAATGGTGCATGTCTGCTGGGCTGTATCATTGGATGGCAAGGGACACAATGTGACCAAA AGTGTACACCAGGAACTTATGGAGATGGCTGTAAGCAGACCTGTGTAGGGAACTGTTTGGAAGATAAGGTGTGTAGCCCGTTTGATGGGACCTGCCCCAAGGGCTGTGCTGCGGGCTGGAAAAATGTCCATCCCTGTAACCAGA GATGTGAAAACAACACTTATGGCATGGATTGCAGTGAGAAGTGCAGCAAAGGCTGTGTAAATGGCAGTTGTAATGTCAAGGACGGAACTTGTCTGCACGGATGTCTGGATGGCTACAATGGAAACAAGTGCTCTG GATGTCCTAAAGGTACTTATGGGAGTAGGTGTGCTTTTAACTGTGGACTGTTTTGTCTTGATGGGACCTGTGACCCCATCAATGGAGTCTGTCTCCAGCCGCAGTGTGCAGAGGGGTGGAGCGGCCCGAAATGTGACATTG ATACCTGTTTGAAGGATTTTGATGAAGAAT TCTGGTTCAACATTTATACCTTTGCCATTGGCTCTGGGATCGGGATTGGGATTGCAGGAATCTTAATGATCGCCTGCTTTTGCTTCTACAG GTATCGTATGCAGACACACTCTCGGCCAATGAACCGCACTGATTACTCACAGTCTAGAACAGAAGAACGGATGGAGCTCTCCCCTACATACAGATTCTAA
- the LOC128190217 gene encoding multiple epidermal growth factor-like domains protein 10 isoform X4 produces the protein MHLTLNLSSMVMCESNPPVRGVLMTPGQGGSCYEDLGDLTDIMPTGDLKDQCSRDIYKDVIKTELLMEGRTFKESCSIYVYPNCSRPSDDVYCVPCVNGRCSSPYDCNVVTGGCRGFFDCKHPFTDAFCNTTCPHDRYGPTCGQSCSSQCKPQLHSEDRNCSQSNGACLLGCIIGWQGTQCDQKCTPGTYGDGCKQTCVGNCLEDKVCSPFDGTCPKGCAAGWKNVHPCNQRCENNTYGMDCSEKCSKGCVNGSCNVKDGTCLHGCLDGYNGNKCSGCPKGTYGSRCAFNCGLFCLDGTCDPINGVCLQPQCAEGWSGPKCDIDTCLKDFDEEFWFNIYTFAIGSGIGIGIAGILMIACFCFYRYRMQTHSRPMNRTDYSQSRTEERMELSPTYRF, from the exons ATGCATTTGACATTAAACTTGTCATCGATGGTTATGTGCG AATCTAATCCTCCTGTTAGAGGAGTTCTGATGACGCCTGGACAGGGAGGATCCTGTTATGAGGACCTGGGGGACCTAACAGACATTATGCCAACAGGAGACCTAAAAGATCAGTGTTCCAGAGACATATACAAGGATGTGATAAAAACAGAGTTGTTAATGGAGGGGAGAACATTTAAGGAGTCGTGTAGTATTTATGTTTACC CGAACTGTAGCCGTCCCTCCGACGATGTGTACTGTGTTCCCTGTGTTAATGGACGCTGCTCCTCCCCCTATGATTGTAATGTAGTCACAGGAGGATGTAGAGGGTTCTTTGACTGTAAACATCCATTTACTGACGCCTTCTGCAACACAA CTTGTCCACATGACAGATATGGACCTACTTGTGGTCAGTCCTGTAGCTCGCAATGTAAACCACAGCTTCATTCTGAGGACAGGAACTGTTCGCAGTCCAATGGTGCATGTCTGCTGGGCTGTATCATTGGATGGCAAGGGACACAATGTGACCAAA AGTGTACACCAGGAACTTATGGAGATGGCTGTAAGCAGACCTGTGTAGGGAACTGTTTGGAAGATAAGGTGTGTAGCCCGTTTGATGGGACCTGCCCCAAGGGCTGTGCTGCGGGCTGGAAAAATGTCCATCCCTGTAACCAGA GATGTGAAAACAACACTTATGGCATGGATTGCAGTGAGAAGTGCAGCAAAGGCTGTGTAAATGGCAGTTGTAATGTCAAGGACGGAACTTGTCTGCACGGATGTCTGGATGGCTACAATGGAAACAAGTGCTCTG GATGTCCTAAAGGTACTTATGGGAGTAGGTGTGCTTTTAACTGTGGACTGTTTTGTCTTGATGGGACCTGTGACCCCATCAATGGAGTCTGTCTCCAGCCGCAGTGTGCAGAGGGGTGGAGCGGCCCGAAATGTGACATTG ATACCTGTTTGAAGGATTTTGATGAAGAAT TCTGGTTCAACATTTATACCTTTGCCATTGGCTCTGGGATCGGGATTGGGATTGCAGGAATCTTAATGATCGCCTGCTTTTGCTTCTACAG GTATCGTATGCAGACACACTCTCGGCCAATGAACCGCACTGATTACTCACAGTCTAGAACAGAAGAACGGATGGAGCTCTCCCCTACATACAGATTCTAA
- the LOC128190217 gene encoding multiple epidermal growth factor-like domains protein 10 isoform X2 gives MHLTLNLSSMVMCAMFGCAFGLIAAKFVPYNLKLTMLKSVPPGRLGSSVTCPDFVNQIPFSSYLDKLSSMIYLDVDYYSIVYNSTAIYLVESNPPVRGVLMTPGQGGSCYEDLGDLTDIMPTGDLKDQCSRDIYKDVIKTELLMEGRTFKESCSIYVYPNCSRPSDDVYCVPCVNGRCSSPYDCNVVTGGCRGFFDCKHPFTDAFCNTTCPHDRYGPTCGQSCSSQCKPQLHSEDRNCSQSNGACLLGCIIGWQGTQCDQKCTPGTYGDGCKQTCVGNCLEDKVCSPFDGTCPKGCAAGWKNVHPCNQRCENNTYGMDCSEKCSKGCVNGSCNVKDGTCLHGCLDGYNGNKCSGCPKGTYGSRCAFNCGLFCLDGTCDPINGVCLQPQCAEGWSGPKCDIDTCLKDFDEEFWFNIYTFAIGSGIGIGIAGILMIACFCFYRLRWRRNAMPMNRSEFSNSSAMPMSSFNK, from the exons ATGCATTTGACATTAAACTTGTCATCGATGGTTATGTGCG CTATGTTTGGTTGTGCTTTCGGTTTGATCGCAGCCAAATTTGTTCCCTACAACTTGAAGCTTACGATGCTGAAATCTGTCCCCCCGGGGCGACTAGGATCCTCAGTTACTTGTCCAGACTTCGTCAATCAGATTCCATTTTCGAGCTATTTAGATAAACTGTCATCCATGATTTATCTAGATGTTGACTACTACAGCATAGTCTATAACAGCACAG CTATTTACTTGGTAGAATCTAATCCTCCTGTTAGAGGAGTTCTGATGACGCCTGGACAGGGAGGATCCTGTTATGAGGACCTGGGGGACCTAACAGACATTATGCCAACAGGAGACCTAAAAGATCAGTGTTCCAGAGACATATACAAGGATGTGATAAAAACAGAGTTGTTAATGGAGGGGAGAACATTTAAGGAGTCGTGTAGTATTTATGTTTACC CGAACTGTAGCCGTCCCTCCGACGATGTGTACTGTGTTCCCTGTGTTAATGGACGCTGCTCCTCCCCCTATGATTGTAATGTAGTCACAGGAGGATGTAGAGGGTTCTTTGACTGTAAACATCCATTTACTGACGCCTTCTGCAACACAA CTTGTCCACATGACAGATATGGACCTACTTGTGGTCAGTCCTGTAGCTCGCAATGTAAACCACAGCTTCATTCTGAGGACAGGAACTGTTCGCAGTCCAATGGTGCATGTCTGCTGGGCTGTATCATTGGATGGCAAGGGACACAATGTGACCAAA AGTGTACACCAGGAACTTATGGAGATGGCTGTAAGCAGACCTGTGTAGGGAACTGTTTGGAAGATAAGGTGTGTAGCCCGTTTGATGGGACCTGCCCCAAGGGCTGTGCTGCGGGCTGGAAAAATGTCCATCCCTGTAACCAGA GATGTGAAAACAACACTTATGGCATGGATTGCAGTGAGAAGTGCAGCAAAGGCTGTGTAAATGGCAGTTGTAATGTCAAGGACGGAACTTGTCTGCACGGATGTCTGGATGGCTACAATGGAAACAAGTGCTCTG GATGTCCTAAAGGTACTTATGGGAGTAGGTGTGCTTTTAACTGTGGACTGTTTTGTCTTGATGGGACCTGTGACCCCATCAATGGAGTCTGTCTCCAGCCGCAGTGTGCAGAGGGGTGGAGCGGCCCGAAATGTGACATTG ATACCTGTTTGAAGGATTTTGATGAAGAAT TCTGGTTCAACATTTATACCTTTGCCATTGGCTCTGGGATCGGGATTGGGATTGCAGGAATCTTAATGATCGCCTGCTTTTGCTTCTACAG GTTGCGATGGAGGAGAAATGCAATGCCAATGAACAGATCTGAGTTCTCCAACTCCAGCGCCATGCCAATGAGCTCCTTCAATAAGTAA